A stretch of the Sulfuritortus calidifontis genome encodes the following:
- a CDS encoding nitroreductase family protein gives MNVFNAIEARRSVKQFDPDYKLSEAEIEKLLSLAVLSPTAFNIQHWRFVRVEDKALREKLRAVSWMQPQITDASLLLVLCADLDAWRKSPERYWRDAPADVREGVVAAIQAYYDGREQVQRDEAMRSCGIAAQSLMLAAKAMGYDSCPMDLSDFDQVAPLIKLPAGHVIGLFLAIGKAMREPWPRAGQLPLSEVVVRDHF, from the coding sequence ATGAATGTATTCAACGCGATCGAGGCCCGCCGTTCGGTCAAGCAGTTCGATCCCGATTACAAGTTGAGTGAGGCCGAGATCGAGAAGTTGCTGTCGCTCGCCGTGCTGTCGCCGACGGCATTCAATATCCAGCATTGGCGTTTCGTGCGGGTGGAGGACAAGGCCCTACGCGAAAAGCTACGGGCGGTGAGCTGGATGCAGCCGCAGATCACCGATGCCTCTTTGCTGCTGGTGCTGTGCGCCGACCTCGACGCCTGGCGGAAGAGCCCCGAGCGTTATTGGCGCGATGCGCCGGCCGATGTGCGCGAGGGCGTGGTGGCCGCAATCCAGGCCTATTACGACGGCCGCGAGCAAGTGCAGCGCGACGAAGCCATGCGCTCCTGCGGCATCGCGGCGCAGAGCCTGATGCTGGCGGCCAAGGCCATGGGCTACGACTCCTGCCCGATGGACCTGTCGGACTTCGACCAGGTGGCACCGCTGATCAAGCTGCCGGCCGGCCATGTCATCGGCCTGTTCCTCGCCATTGGCAAGGCCATGCGCGAGCCCTGGCCGCGCGCGGGGCAACTGCCCTTGAGCGAGGTGGTGGTGCGCGACCACTTCTAA
- a CDS encoding DUF58 domain-containing protein produces MALPLPALRFAHLPWRAPRREGGEIRLSSRRLYILPTRDGLLFALLLGALLLGAMNYSLSLAYLFTFLLAGIGVAGLIQTHRNLNGLRLHAGHVAPVFAGQSAHFVLHLDNPTGLGRYRIAIEHAQAAPAHADLPAHGRADLSLSLPQPRRGLHRPGRFALSTTYPLGLFRCWTVLELDWTVLVYPRPAADSLPFPAGAEGDQTGRTSRPGDEEFDGLREYRPGDSLKRIAWKTLAREQPLATKQFAAPVSRGLWFDWTQTPGGNTEAKLSRLTRWLLDAEATGLDYGLRLPARSFGPARGEAHLRACLEALARFGEA; encoded by the coding sequence ATGGCTTTGCCGCTGCCCGCCCTGCGCTTCGCCCACCTGCCGTGGCGGGCGCCGCGGCGCGAAGGCGGTGAGATTCGGCTCAGCAGTCGCCGGCTCTACATCCTGCCCACGCGCGACGGTCTGCTGTTCGCCCTGCTGCTCGGCGCCCTGCTGCTGGGGGCGATGAACTACAGCCTGAGCCTGGCCTATCTGTTCACCTTTTTGCTGGCCGGCATCGGCGTGGCCGGGCTGATCCAGACCCACCGCAACCTGAACGGTCTGCGCCTGCACGCCGGCCATGTCGCTCCGGTGTTCGCCGGCCAGAGCGCGCACTTCGTCCTGCATCTGGACAACCCCACGGGCCTCGGGCGCTACCGCATCGCCATCGAACATGCCCAGGCCGCGCCCGCCCACGCCGACCTGCCGGCTCATGGCCGAGCCGACCTGAGCCTGAGCCTGCCCCAGCCCCGGCGCGGCCTGCATCGGCCCGGCCGGTTCGCCTTGTCCACCACCTATCCGCTCGGCCTGTTCCGCTGCTGGACGGTGCTGGAGCTGGACTGGACAGTGCTGGTCTACCCGCGCCCCGCCGCCGACAGCCTGCCCTTCCCCGCCGGCGCAGAAGGCGATCAGACCGGTCGGACCAGCCGGCCGGGCGACGAGGAATTCGACGGCCTGCGCGAATACCGGCCGGGCGATTCGCTCAAGCGCATCGCCTGGAAGACCCTGGCGCGCGAGCAGCCGCTCGCCACCAAGCAGTTCGCCGCCCCGGTTTCGCGCGGCCTCTGGTTCGACTGGACGCAGACGCCGGGCGGCAACACCGAGGCCAAGCTCTCGCGCCTGACCCGCTGGCTGCTCGATGCCGAGGCGACGGGTCTCGACTACGGCCTGCGCCTGCCGGCGCGCAGCTTCGGCCCGGCCCGGGGCGAGGCCCATCTGCGCGCCTGCCTGGAAGCGCTGGCCCGCTTCGGGGAGGCCTGA
- a CDS encoding histidine phosphatase family protein produces MTTRICIIRHGETDWNLEKRIQGQIDIPLNATGRAQALAMAYNAAHHRFSAIYSSDLARALDTARGLAERLGLELKTLPQLRERHYGIFQGLTAAEGAQRHPEAHARYAARDADYDFETGETLRAFAVRAIEGIDWLARHHAGQTIAAVSHGGVLDVLYRKATGRALEAPRDFKIPNCALNWFHIDAHGWHLETWGDRHHLENVLVESPE; encoded by the coding sequence ATGACCACCCGCATCTGCATCATCCGCCACGGCGAGACCGACTGGAATCTCGAAAAACGCATCCAGGGCCAGATCGACATCCCGCTCAACGCCACCGGCCGGGCCCAGGCGCTGGCCATGGCCTACAACGCGGCGCACCACAGGTTCAGCGCCATTTACAGCAGCGACCTCGCCCGGGCGCTCGACACGGCACGCGGCCTGGCCGAGCGCCTGGGGCTGGAGCTGAAGACCCTGCCGCAATTGCGCGAGCGGCATTACGGCATCTTCCAGGGCCTGACCGCGGCCGAGGGCGCGCAGCGCCACCCCGAGGCCCACGCCCGCTATGCCGCGCGCGATGCCGACTACGATTTCGAGACAGGCGAGACCCTGCGCGCCTTCGCCGTGCGCGCCATCGAGGGCATAGACTGGCTGGCCCGGCACCATGCCGGCCAGACCATCGCCGCAGTCAGCCACGGCGGCGTGCTCGACGTGCTCTATCGCAAGGCGACCGGCCGCGCCCTGGAGGCACCGCGCGATTTCAAGATCCCCAACTGCGCCCTCAACTGGTTCCACATCGACGCCCACGGCTGGCACCTGGAAACCTGGGGCGACCGGCACCATCTCGAAAACGTCCTGGTCGAGTCGCCCGAATAA
- a CDS encoding heavy metal translocating P-type ATPase, protein MSQFAEKKVLELPIAGMTCAACSTRLEHNLNKLAGVNAAVNLAAERARVEYDPAQASAEAIVAQVAKTGFAVAPQSLDLRLSGMTCAACATRIETVLNRLPGVEARVNLATEKARVNYTPGLVTLDDLIAAVHKAGYSACPITEATRAEAKARQAAEYRREVIAFAVSAALTLPLLAQMATMFSGSHAAWLPGWLQWLLATPVQFWAGWRFYAGAYHSLRGGGANMDVLIALGTSAAYFYSVFVLLFDPDGHLYFEAGAAVIALVRLGKLLEARAKARTSSAIEQLIGLQPRTARVERDGETIEIDIAALKVGDLVLVRAGERIPVDGVVVEGASSVDESLLTGESLPVSKVGIPFTPSPPTPLPMGEGGSFPSPFGGGARGEGTQVTNRPSATHRVYAGTQNLDGMLKIRAEGVGAQTQLMEIVRLTEAAQGSKAPIQKLADRIAAVFVPAVVTLAALTFAGWWIYSGELGTSLIPAVAVLVIACPCALGLATPTALMVGLGRGAQLGILVRSASALERAERLSVLALDKTGTLTEGRPALVELHAAAGMEEADLLRLAAALEQGSTHPLAQALLDAARARGIALPAVDTFENIPGQGVRGRVEGKELRLGRLDWVLETAQGPEETFPHPLPQGGRGELPPLPPGEGRGEGRATAATITVALADDSKLLGQLVFADRLRPSSKAAVRALQARGIQVVMLTGDQEATAAAIAAEAGIAEFRARVLPQDKAAVVAALKADGRVVGMAGDGINDAPALASADVSFGMRSGTDIALEAADITLMHDDLMGVVQAVALSHAVLDKIRQNLFFAFIYNVLGLPLAALGMLNPVIAGAAMALSSVSVVSNSLLLKRWRPQRP, encoded by the coding sequence ATGAGCCAATTCGCCGAGAAGAAAGTCCTCGAACTGCCCATCGCCGGCATGACCTGCGCGGCCTGCTCGACCCGCCTGGAGCACAACCTGAACAAGCTGGCGGGCGTGAACGCGGCGGTGAACCTGGCGGCGGAGCGCGCGCGGGTGGAATACGACCCGGCGCAAGCCAGCGCCGAAGCCATCGTCGCCCAGGTGGCCAAGACCGGCTTCGCCGTGGCGCCGCAGAGCCTGGACCTGCGCCTTTCCGGCATGACCTGCGCCGCCTGCGCCACGCGGATCGAGACCGTGCTCAACCGCCTGCCGGGCGTCGAGGCGCGGGTGAACCTCGCCACCGAAAAGGCGCGGGTGAACTACACGCCGGGGCTCGTTACCCTCGACGACCTGATCGCCGCGGTGCACAAGGCCGGCTATTCGGCCTGCCCGATCACCGAGGCGACGCGGGCCGAGGCGAAGGCGCGCCAGGCGGCGGAATACCGGCGCGAGGTGATCGCCTTCGCCGTCTCCGCCGCCCTCACCCTGCCCCTCTTGGCGCAGATGGCGACGATGTTTTCCGGCAGCCACGCGGCCTGGCTGCCCGGCTGGCTGCAATGGCTCTTGGCCACGCCGGTGCAGTTCTGGGCCGGCTGGCGCTTCTACGCCGGCGCCTATCACAGCTTGCGCGGCGGCGGCGCCAACATGGATGTGCTCATCGCGCTGGGCACCAGCGCCGCCTATTTCTACAGCGTGTTCGTGCTGTTGTTCGACCCCGATGGTCATCTCTATTTCGAGGCCGGCGCCGCGGTGATCGCCCTGGTGCGTCTGGGCAAATTGCTGGAGGCGCGGGCCAAGGCCAGGACCTCCTCCGCCATCGAGCAGCTCATCGGCCTGCAACCCAGGACCGCCCGCGTCGAGCGCGACGGCGAAACCATCGAGATCGACATCGCCGCGCTCAAGGTCGGCGACCTCGTTCTGGTGCGCGCCGGCGAGCGCATCCCGGTCGACGGCGTGGTGGTCGAAGGCGCCTCGAGCGTGGATGAGAGCCTGCTCACCGGCGAGAGCCTGCCAGTCAGTAAAGTGGGTATCCCATTCACTCCCTCACCCCCAACCCCTCTCCCAATGGGAGAGGGGGGTTCGTTCCCCTCCCCCTTCGGGGGAGGGGCTAGGGGTGAGGGAACCCAGGTCACGAATCGCCCCAGCGCAACGCACCGGGTCTATGCAGGCACCCAGAACCTGGACGGCATGTTGAAGATCCGCGCCGAGGGCGTGGGCGCGCAGACCCAGCTCATGGAGATCGTGCGCCTGACCGAGGCGGCGCAGGGCTCCAAGGCGCCGATCCAGAAACTGGCCGACCGCATCGCCGCCGTGTTCGTGCCGGCCGTGGTCACCTTGGCCGCGCTCACCTTCGCCGGGTGGTGGATCTACAGCGGCGAGCTCGGCACGAGCCTGATCCCCGCGGTGGCGGTGCTGGTCATCGCCTGCCCTTGCGCATTGGGTTTGGCCACGCCGACCGCGCTGATGGTGGGCCTGGGCCGCGGCGCGCAACTGGGTATCCTGGTGCGCTCGGCCTCCGCCCTGGAGCGGGCGGAAAGACTCTCGGTGCTGGCGCTGGACAAGACCGGCACCCTGACCGAAGGCCGGCCGGCCCTGGTCGAACTGCATGCCGCGGCCGGCATGGAAGAAGCCGACCTGCTGCGCCTGGCCGCCGCGCTGGAACAGGGCTCAACCCATCCGCTGGCCCAGGCCCTGCTCGATGCCGCCCGGGCGCGCGGCATTGCGCTGCCCGCGGTCGACACCTTTGAGAACATTCCGGGGCAAGGTGTGCGTGGTCGTGTGGAAGGCAAGGAACTGCGCTTGGGGCGGCTGGACTGGGTATTGGAAACCGCTCAGGGCCCTGAAGAAACATTCCCTCACCCCCTCCCCCAGGGGGGGAGGGGTGAATTGCCCCCTCTCCCTCCGGGAGAGGGCCGGGGTGAGGGAAGAGCGACTGCGGCCACCATCACCGTCGCCCTCGCCGATGACTCCAAACTCCTCGGCCAACTCGTCTTCGCCGACCGGTTGCGCCCCAGCTCCAAGGCCGCCGTGCGCGCCTTGCAGGCACGCGGCATCCAGGTGGTCATGCTCACCGGCGACCAGGAAGCGACCGCCGCCGCCATCGCCGCAGAGGCCGGCATTGCCGAATTCCGCGCCCGCGTGCTGCCGCAGGACAAGGCGGCCGTCGTGGCCGCACTCAAGGCCGATGGCCGCGTGGTCGGCATGGCGGGCGACGGCATCAACGATGCTCCGGCCCTGGCCAGCGCCGACGTCAGCTTCGGCATGCGCTCGGGCACCGACATCGCCTTGGAGGCGGCCGACATCACCCTGATGCACGACGACCTCATGGGCGTGGTGCAGGCGGTGGCGCTCTCCCATGCCGTGCTCGACAAGATCCGGCAGAACCTGTTCTTCGCCTTCATCTACAACGTGCTCGGTCTGCCGCTCGCCGCGCTGGGCATGCTCAACCCGGTGATCGCCGGCGCCGCCATGGCCCTGTCCTCGGTCTCGGTGGTGAGCAACTCGCTGCTGCTCAAGCGCTGGCGGCCCCAGCGGCCCTGA
- a CDS encoding transglutaminase TgpA family protein, translating to MRQRYALPELLWLVLPLALVVAPHTARLPLWLSLVWAAIALWCLLRAARRLPLPPRWLRIAVTVGGLVAVFVQFGTIVGPRAGVALLVFLSAAKLLETEAPRDRSGLIFVGYFLLVAHFLEDQSLLSAAYMLLALLALTASLIASQMPQPKALWPKLRPAGLLLLQAIPLAVFLFILFPRLSGPLWSLQQESSARTGLSDEMRPGDFNRLILSEEIAFRASFDTRAIDPKQLYWRGPVLWDYDGRAWRTVQDVPYGGVVGQGIGQPVDYRVILEPHQQHWLFLLGLPEALPRLEADLRSDLVWLARAPVSQRLQYQVRAWLDYRYGPDLDHATWVRALDLPDAINPRARALAARWAGSGLSDAAIVEQALDHFRREPFVYTLQPPRLGEQAVDDFLFNSRRGFCEHYASAFVFLMRAAGIPARVVTGYQGGEYNAVGNYWIVRQRNAHAWAEVWLAGEGWRRVDPTAAVAPTRVELGVGAALPVAERPAALIDVETGWLAPVRLAWDLVNYRWNLWVLGYNDVRQREFLARLAPWLANLNAMLWLLGAGSTLFILGLAGFYLLREKRTKQDAAARLYARFCRKLARLGLERHGNEGPVAFARRAGAARPDLAETIGAITRLYVGLRYGRATAETLRVLRQSIRRFRPRKAAGNGQSGVT from the coding sequence ATGCGCCAGCGCTATGCGCTGCCCGAACTGCTCTGGCTGGTGCTGCCGCTGGCGCTGGTGGTGGCGCCGCACACGGCCCGGCTGCCGCTCTGGCTCAGCCTGGTCTGGGCCGCCATCGCGCTCTGGTGCCTGCTGCGCGCGGCCCGGCGCCTGCCGCTGCCGCCGCGCTGGCTGCGCATCGCCGTCACCGTCGGCGGACTGGTCGCGGTATTCGTCCAGTTCGGCACCATCGTCGGGCCGCGCGCCGGCGTCGCGCTGCTGGTCTTCCTCTCGGCGGCCAAGCTCTTGGAGACCGAGGCCCCGCGCGACCGCAGCGGCCTGATCTTCGTCGGCTATTTCCTGCTGGTCGCCCACTTCCTGGAGGACCAGAGCCTGCTCAGCGCCGCCTATATGCTGCTCGCCCTGCTCGCGCTGACCGCCTCGCTCATTGCCAGCCAGATGCCACAGCCCAAGGCGCTCTGGCCCAAGCTGCGGCCGGCCGGCCTGCTGCTCTTGCAGGCCATCCCGCTGGCGGTGTTCCTGTTCATCCTGTTTCCCCGGCTGTCGGGCCCGCTCTGGAGCCTGCAGCAGGAAAGCTCGGCCCGCACCGGCCTATCCGACGAGATGCGGCCAGGCGACTTCAACCGCCTGATCCTGTCGGAGGAAATCGCCTTCCGCGCCAGCTTCGACACCCGCGCCATCGACCCCAAGCAGCTCTACTGGCGCGGGCCCGTGCTCTGGGACTATGACGGCCGCGCCTGGCGCACCGTGCAGGACGTACCCTATGGCGGCGTGGTGGGCCAGGGCATCGGCCAGCCGGTGGACTACCGGGTCATCCTGGAGCCGCACCAGCAGCACTGGCTGTTCCTGCTCGGCCTGCCCGAGGCACTGCCCAGGCTCGAGGCCGATCTGCGCAGCGACCTCGTCTGGCTCGCCCGCGCCCCGGTCAGCCAGCGCCTGCAATACCAGGTGCGGGCCTGGCTCGATTACCGTTACGGACCCGATCTCGACCATGCCACCTGGGTTCGCGCCCTCGACCTGCCCGATGCCATCAACCCGCGCGCCCGCGCCCTGGCGGCACGCTGGGCGGGCAGCGGCCTGAGCGATGCCGCCATCGTCGAGCAGGCGCTCGACCACTTCCGGCGCGAGCCCTTCGTCTACACCCTGCAGCCGCCCCGGCTGGGCGAGCAGGCGGTGGATGACTTTCTGTTCAACTCCCGGCGCGGCTTCTGCGAGCACTACGCCAGCGCCTTCGTCTTCCTCATGCGCGCGGCCGGCATCCCGGCCCGGGTGGTCACCGGCTATCAGGGCGGCGAATACAACGCGGTGGGCAACTACTGGATCGTGCGCCAACGCAACGCCCATGCCTGGGCCGAGGTCTGGCTGGCGGGCGAAGGCTGGCGCCGGGTCGATCCCACCGCCGCCGTGGCGCCGACCCGGGTGGAACTGGGCGTCGGCGCCGCGCTGCCGGTGGCGGAACGGCCGGCAGCGCTGATCGATGTCGAGACCGGCTGGCTCGCGCCCGTGCGCCTGGCCTGGGATTTGGTGAACTACCGCTGGAACCTCTGGGTGCTCGGCTACAACGACGTGCGCCAGCGCGAATTCCTTGCGCGCCTCGCCCCCTGGCTGGCCAACCTCAACGCCATGCTCTGGCTGCTCGGTGCCGGCAGCACGCTGTTCATCCTCGGCCTGGCCGGCTTTTACCTGCTGCGTGAAAAGCGAACCAAACAGGATGCGGCCGCCCGGCTCTACGCCCGCTTCTGCCGCAAGCTCGCCCGGCTCGGCCTGGAACGCCACGGCAATGAAGGCCCGGTGGCTTTCGCCCGCCGCGCCGGCGCCGCCCGGCCCGATCTGGCCGAAACGATCGGCGCGATCACCCGGCTCTATGTCGGCCTGCGCTACGGCCGGGCCACGGCAGAGACCCTGCGGGTATTGCGGCAAAGCATCCGCCGCTTCCGGCCGCGCAAGGCTGCCGGCAATGGGCAATCCGGAGTAACCTAG
- a CDS encoding LexA family protein has translation MSNDTDYLNNLQDYYAEHRVFPPYSAIGEMLGLKSKSSVAALVARLKLAGFLEATPDKRLKPGPRFFERTLADSAVRAGLPHPADTGTASLTIDEYLIEHPSRTVLVRVKGDSMIDAGIHEGDIVVVERRPSANAGDLVVAIVDNEFTLKYLERDRGDYVLKPANPAYPIIRPKGQLEIFGVVVGMVRKYKG, from the coding sequence ATGTCGAACGACACCGACTACCTGAACAACCTGCAGGACTACTACGCCGAACACCGGGTCTTCCCGCCCTATTCCGCCATCGGCGAAATGCTCGGCCTGAAATCCAAATCCTCGGTCGCCGCCCTGGTCGCCCGGCTCAAGCTGGCCGGCTTTCTCGAGGCCACGCCGGACAAGCGGCTGAAACCCGGCCCGCGCTTCTTCGAGCGCACCCTGGCCGATTCCGCCGTGCGCGCCGGCCTGCCCCACCCGGCCGACACCGGCACCGCCAGCCTGACCATCGACGAATACCTGATCGAGCACCCCTCGCGCACGGTGCTGGTGCGGGTGAAGGGCGACTCCATGATCGACGCCGGTATCCACGAAGGCGACATCGTGGTGGTCGAGCGCCGGCCCTCGGCCAACGCCGGCGACCTGGTCGTCGCCATCGTCGACAACGAATTCACGCTGAAATACTTGGAGAGAGATAGAGGCGATTACGTGCTGAAACCGGCCAACCCGGCCTACCCCATCATCCGGCCCAAAGGCCAGTTGGAGATCTTCGGCGTGGTGGTGGGCATGGTGCGGAAGTACAAAGGTTGA
- a CDS encoding TlpA family protein disulfide reductase, producing MKRLLFVLLLTLLTGPVLAKGLKPLTPRTAPQLALPALDGGRFDFQQLRGKVVLVNFWATWCPPCRQEMPSMQRLDDKLAGRPFAMLGVNVGEARAQVNAFLKIVPVGFPIVLDEKGKHLEAWQVFAFPTSYLVDKQGRIRYGLFGSIEWDEPEAVQVIEGLLAE from the coding sequence ATGAAACGCCTGCTGTTCGTCTTGCTGTTGACCCTGCTTACCGGGCCGGTCCTGGCCAAGGGCCTGAAGCCGCTGACGCCGCGGACCGCGCCGCAACTGGCCTTGCCCGCGCTCGACGGCGGCCGGTTCGATTTTCAGCAACTGCGCGGCAAGGTGGTGCTGGTCAACTTCTGGGCCACCTGGTGCCCGCCCTGCCGGCAGGAGATGCCGTCCATGCAGCGGCTCGACGACAAGCTAGCGGGCCGGCCCTTCGCCATGCTCGGCGTCAACGTCGGCGAGGCCCGGGCCCAGGTCAACGCCTTCCTCAAGATCGTGCCGGTCGGCTTCCCCATCGTGCTCGACGAGAAGGGCAAGCACCTGGAGGCCTGGCAGGTCTTCGCCTTCCCCACCAGCTATCTGGTCGACAAGCAGGGCCGCATCCGCTACGGCCTGTTCGGCTCCATCGAATGGGACGAGCCGGAGGCGGTGCAGGTGATCGAGGGGCTGCTGGCCGAGTGA
- a CDS encoding 2,3-bisphosphoglycerate-dependent phosphoglycerate mutase, translating to MAHTVVLLRHGHSDWNLTDRFTGWTDIALTGQGIAEAEAAGRRLAGAGFRFDEVHCSVLRRTRQTAEAVLATLGQTAIPIHETWRLNERHYGALQGLNKQEIFSAWGEQRARHWWRGYAEPPPALEPDDPRHPRFDPRYADLPPEQLPASESLADCQRRLLPYWNEVLAPRIRTGRRLLVVSHGNTLRGLVMHLDRISAEAMEKVEIAPGVPLVYRFSNGLAVLGREWLE from the coding sequence GTGGCCCATACGGTCGTCCTGCTCCGCCATGGCCATAGCGACTGGAACCTCACCGACCGCTTCACCGGCTGGACCGACATCGCGCTGACCGGCCAGGGCATCGCCGAGGCCGAGGCGGCCGGCCGCCGCCTGGCCGGCGCGGGCTTTCGTTTCGACGAGGTGCATTGCTCGGTGTTGCGGCGCACCCGGCAGACCGCCGAGGCGGTTCTGGCGACGCTGGGGCAGACGGCTATTCCCATCCACGAGACCTGGCGCCTGAACGAGCGCCACTACGGCGCCTTGCAGGGCCTGAACAAGCAGGAAATCTTTTCCGCCTGGGGCGAGCAACGGGCGCGGCACTGGTGGCGCGGCTATGCCGAGCCGCCGCCGGCACTGGAACCCGACGACCCCAGACACCCGCGCTTCGATCCGCGCTATGCCGATCTGCCGCCCGAACAGCTGCCGGCGAGCGAGAGCCTGGCCGACTGCCAGCGCCGCCTGCTGCCTTACTGGAACGAAGTGCTGGCACCCCGCATCCGAACGGGCCGCCGCCTGCTCGTGGTCAGCCACGGCAACACCCTGCGTGGGCTGGTCATGCATCTGGATCGCATCAGCGCCGAGGCGATGGAAAAAGTCGAGATCGCGCCGGGCGTGCCGCTGGTCTATCGATTCTCCAACGGCCTGGCAGTGCTGGGCCGAGAATGGCTGGAGTAG
- a CDS encoding cation diffusion facilitator family transporter, with protein MATCGCGDVCASDKMRDSQARTLRIVLAINLVMFGVEATAGWLAGSTALMADSLDMLGDALVYGFSLYVLARDDRWKAISAFIKGGIMAGFGLFVLVQAIDKLLHPALPTYETMGAIGLLALAANSLCLYLLWKHRADDVNMRSVWLCSRNDIIANSAVIVAGAGVWLTAAQWPDLVVGLGIAALFLRSATHVFTDAVRTYRAASVKT; from the coding sequence ATGGCCACCTGCGGCTGCGGCGACGTTTGCGCCAGCGACAAAATGCGCGACAGTCAGGCCAGGACGCTCAGGATCGTCCTGGCGATCAACCTCGTGATGTTCGGGGTCGAGGCCACGGCCGGCTGGCTGGCCGGCTCCACCGCGCTCATGGCCGATTCCTTGGACATGCTGGGCGATGCCCTGGTCTATGGTTTCAGCCTCTATGTGCTGGCCCGCGACGACAGATGGAAGGCAATCTCCGCCTTCATCAAGGGCGGCATCATGGCCGGCTTCGGCCTGTTCGTGCTGGTCCAGGCCATCGACAAACTGCTGCACCCCGCGCTGCCGACCTACGAGACCATGGGCGCCATCGGCCTCTTGGCCCTGGCCGCCAACTCGCTCTGCCTGTATCTCTTGTGGAAGCACCGCGCCGACGACGTCAACATGCGCTCGGTCTGGCTCTGCTCGCGCAACGACATCATCGCCAACAGCGCCGTCATCGTCGCCGGCGCCGGCGTCTGGCTCACCGCCGCGCAATGGCCCGACCTCGTGGTCGGCTTGGGCATCGCGGCACTCTTCCTGCGCTCGGCGACCCATGTCTTTACCGACGCCGTCCGCACCTACCGGGCGGCCAGCGTCAAAACTTAG
- a CDS encoding winged helix-turn-helix transcriptional regulator produces the protein MALKHKRYDCDFGCPVEACLAVVGGKWKGVILFHLLGGTKRFNELMRLMPDVTQRMLTRQLRELEADRIVVRKVYAEVPPKVEYSLTEFGRTLEPILKSLQKWGSNYIDQLTKIRRQQAKQA, from the coding sequence ATGGCCCTCAAACACAAACGCTACGATTGCGATTTCGGCTGTCCGGTCGAGGCCTGCCTGGCCGTGGTTGGCGGCAAGTGGAAGGGCGTCATCCTGTTCCACCTGCTCGGCGGCACCAAGCGTTTCAACGAACTGATGCGGCTGATGCCCGATGTCACCCAGCGCATGCTCACCCGGCAGTTGCGCGAGTTGGAGGCCGACCGCATCGTCGTGCGCAAGGTCTATGCCGAAGTACCGCCCAAGGTGGAATATTCGCTGACCGAATTCGGCCGAACTTTGGAGCCGATCCTGAAGTCTTTGCAGAAATGGGGGTCGAACTATATCGACCAACTCACCAAGATCCGTCGCCAGCAGGCCAAACAAGCATGA
- a CDS encoding AAA family ATPase, with translation MKTELAQALAQINRVVLGKEHQVRLCLACLLARGHLLIEDTPGVGKTTLAHTLAVTLGLQFHRIQFTSDLLPADLLGAAIYDRERGSFSFHPGPIFAQVILADEINRASPKSQSALLEAMEEGRVTIEGETRELPKPFFVIATQNPVEQAGVFPLPESQLDRFLMRIRLGYPDHAAERALLRGENRRDLLAQLAPVLDPAGFIALQQAVQSLHVSEALLDYVQALIDTTRRDLRFAGGLSPRAGLALLHAAQGWAYLDGRDFVQPEDIQAVLGPVVGHRLHPASGIEAAEPEWAAQVLMEVAIP, from the coding sequence ATGAAAACCGAACTCGCCCAGGCCCTGGCCCAGATCAACCGCGTCGTCCTCGGCAAGGAACATCAGGTGCGCCTGTGCCTGGCCTGCCTGCTGGCGCGCGGCCACTTGCTGATCGAAGACACCCCCGGGGTCGGCAAGACCACCCTGGCCCACACCCTGGCCGTCACCCTGGGCCTGCAGTTCCATCGCATCCAGTTCACCAGCGATCTGTTGCCGGCCGACCTCTTGGGCGCGGCCATCTACGACCGTGAGCGCGGCAGCTTCAGCTTTCATCCCGGCCCGATCTTCGCCCAGGTGATCCTGGCCGACGAGATCAACCGCGCCAGTCCCAAGTCGCAAAGCGCCCTGCTGGAGGCGATGGAGGAAGGCCGGGTCACCATCGAGGGCGAGACGCGCGAACTGCCCAAGCCCTTCTTCGTCATCGCCACGCAAAACCCGGTCGAGCAGGCCGGCGTCTTCCCGCTGCCGGAATCGCAGCTCGACCGCTTCCTCATGCGCATCCGCCTGGGTTACCCCGACCATGCGGCCGAACGCGCCCTGCTGCGCGGCGAAAACCGGCGCGACCTGCTGGCGCAGCTTGCGCCCGTGCTCGACCCGGCGGGCTTCATCGCCCTGCAGCAGGCGGTGCAAAGCCTGCACGTGTCGGAGGCCCTGCTCGACTATGTGCAGGCCCTGATCGACACCACCCGGCGCGATCTGCGCTTCGCCGGCGGCCTGTCGCCGCGCGCCGGGCTGGCCCTGCTGCACGCGGCCCAGGGCTGGGCCTATCTCGACGGGCGCGACTTCGTCCAGCCCGAGGACATCCAGGCCGTGCTCGGCCCCGTGGTCGGCCATCGTCTGCACCCGGCCTCCGGCATCGAGGCGGCCGAGCCGGAGTGGGCCGCCCAGGTGCTGATGGAAGTCGCCATTCCCTGA